The genomic region CCGCCACGGCGACGACGGACGCCATGTCGGCGTCGACGGATCGGGTGATGTGCAGCGCGGGCCAGGTCACGCTCCGACGCTACCGGGGAGCGGCACGACGGCGGGAGGCGGATCCGTCGCGAGCCGCGCGTGCGTCTCCACGTCGAAGCGCTCGTCGCCGTAGCGGAGCTTGGCGCGCTCGATCCCCTCGGCCGCGAAGCCCGCGCGCGTCGCGACCCGGCACGACGCCGGGTTGGCCACGCGGTGCCCGAGCTCGAGGCGGAACAGGCCGTCGGCGAAGGCCCATGCCGCCGCGCCCGCGAGCGCCCGGGTCGCGAGTCCGCGTCCCCGACCGGATCCCGCCAGCCAGTAGTGCAGCCACGCGGTGTCGTGCCGGCGGTCGATCGCGGAGACGCCGACGCTGCCGACCGCGACTCCCCCGTCGACGATCGCCCAGACGCGATGGGCGTCGTCGGAGGCGAGGGGGCCGGCGATGTGCGCCTCGGCGGCCGCGACCGTCGCGAGGTCGGCGCCGCCGAGCTGCGTCACGAGGTCCGGCGTCGTGAGGAACGCGTCGCGCAGGGCGGCGGCGTCGGACGCGGTCCCGGGACGGAGGCGGGGGCCGGGCATGCCCCCACCCTGCCAGCGCGCGCCCGGCCTCAGTACTCGATGCGCCCGTGCCGGCTGTGGAACTCGCCCGTCGGCCCGTCCGGCCCGACGAGCGCCATCGCGACGGTCGCGTCGGTGCCCTCGGTCACCGTCTGGTGGCCGCTGTTGCCGTTGAAGTCGGTCGCCGTGTAGCCGGGGTCGGTGGCGTTGATGCGGAAGCCCGGCAGGTTCTTCGCGTACTGCACGGTCGCGGTGATCACGGCGGCCTTCGAGGCCGCGTACGGGATCGCGAGCACGCCGCTCTCGTCGGTGCCGTCGCCGCGGAGGGCGCGCGGCCAGCCGACGCCCGAGGAGACGTTCACGATGACGGGCGCGGCGGAGGCGCGCAGCAGCGGCAGCGCGGCCTGCGTCACGCGGACGATGCCGACGACGTTGGTCTGCAGCACGGCGGCCATCGCCTCCGGCGTGAGGTCGTCGACGCCGAACGAGGTGCCGAGGATGCCGGCGTTGTTGACCAGCACGTCGAGCCCAGGCAGCTCGGACATCGCGCGGTCGACGCTCGCCTGGTCGTCGACGTCGAGCTGCACGGGGCGGGCGCCGAGGGCGCGGGCGGCGTCGCCGTCGGCGGTGTCGCGCATGCCGACGTAGACGGTGTGGCCGGCCTCGATGAGGCGGCGGGCGGTCTCGATGCCGAGGCTGCGGTTGGATCCGGTGATCAGTGTGGTGGTCATGCATCGAGCCTGCGCCCCGCCCGCGACATCGCCCAGGCACCGGGCGACGGGAGGACCGGCGGTACCAGGCTGATCCGCCCGCCAGCGCGGAGGATGGGCGCATGACCGAATTCGCGAGCGTGCTCCGCTCCTGGCGCGAGCGGGTGCAGCCGGCCGACGTGGGGCTACCCGCGGGATCCCACCGCCGCACCGCGGGCCTCCGCCGCGAGGAGCTCGCCGCGCTCGCGGGCGTGAGCGTCGACTACGTCGTGCGGCTCGAGCAGGGCCGGTCGGTGAACCCGTCGCCGCAGATGCTCGGTGCCCTCGCCCGAGCGCTCCGCCTCACCGAGGACGAGCGCGACCACCTGCACCGGGTCGCGGGCATCGCCCCGCCCGGTCGCGGCGAGGTGCCGCGGCACATCCCGCCGGGCGTGCACCGCATCATCGACCGGCTGGGCGACGTGCCCATGGCGGTCTTCACGGCCACCCACGACTGGCTGCTCTGGAACCCGCTGTGGGCGGCGCTGAACGGGGATCCGTCCGCCCGCACCGGCTGGGACCGCAACCTCGTCTGGTCGTACTTCACGCAGGGCCACGACGGCACCGAGTTCGACGACCGGCACGAGGAGGAGTTCGCGCGCGACCTCACGGCGGATCTCCGCGCCGCCGTCGGCCGCTACCCGGACGATCGCGCGCTCGCCCAGCTCGTGGCCCGCCTCCGCGCCGAGTCGCCCGAGTTCGCGATGCGCTGGTCCGAGGCCCGCGTGGCCGAGCACCGGTCGAGCCGGAAGACCGTGGTGCGCACGCCGGTCGGCCCCATCACGGTCGACTGCGACACCCTCTCGGTGCCGGGCGCCGACCTGCGCATCGTCGTCTACACGGTCGTGCCGGGCAGCACCGACGAGGCCCGGCTGGATCTGCTGCGGGTCACGGGCCTGCAGACGCTGACGACGGCGCCCGTAGAGGCGGCGGGGGCCTGATCGCTGAGGGCCGCGCCGACAGGACTCGCCACTGCTTTCCAACCAAGGCGAGTCGCCCTCGGCGGTCGTGGCTCAAACGGTTGGGACCTCCGTGATGGCCGGGCCCCGTCCTCTCGTGCCGGCGTAGGCGATCCGGTAGTTGACTCGCTCGCCCCCGGATCTCCTGAACGTGACGATCCACGGCGCGCTGGTCAGCTTTCCACCAGCATTCATCTTTCGATAGGAACCGACCAGGTTGCCGACGGTCCACCGATCGCGCGCATTCCTCGGAGCCTCCCACGAGGCGACCAGGTCAGCCAGCACCGCCAAGGGCACAGCAGCCGGCTTTCGATATTCACCGTCGCCCTCCACTCGGACGATATCGACCGCGGTTTCATCCTCCACATCGTCCACGTCGGCCCCGTCCCCCACGTCCTCGGTCTCCGGACTCGAGGGAACATCGGCGATGTCCTTGACGTTGCCCATCTCCTTGACGATGTCGTAGGTGGACGCCGCATGCGTCGCAGCGGACTGCGAACTCGCGTTGATGCCGTCAAGCATCTTCACCGTGTCGGCTGCTTGCCGTCGCGCGTCATCTCCCTGGCGACGGAAGATCGACAGCGCGAGAGCAACGCCGAGACTCGTAACACTGAAGCTGATCAAGCCAGTCGAATTCCACAGATTCGACTCGACATCCAGCGCAAACGACACCAAGGCTGTCCCGAACAGAAGAGCAGCCAGGACGTAGAACACGATCTCACCGAGCTTGCTGACTCCCCCGCTCTTCTGGCTATCGGAAGCGCCCCTGACCGAGCGTGTCGACATGGTCATATCTGCATCCATGATCTCGAGGTTAATTCACTATTCGAGACACGCTGGCCGAAACCTACCCCCAGTCCAGGTGCGCTGTCGAAAACGGCATCCGCGCCAGTGAGAGACGGAAGATGCCGAGCGGCCGCACACCTTCCAGCTCACTATCACGCGCTCCGCGAAGAAGACGATCAAGTCGACGGAGCCCCGGCCGCCGCGTCTCGAGGACGCGGCGGCCGGGGCTCCATGGGGATCAGCTCGGCGCCAGCACCCGCTCGGCGGGCTCGACGCGCTCGACCGACGTGCCCACGTAGCGCTCGTCGGCGACGGTCACGTGGTGCACGGATCCGGTGACCGCGATCGCCGCCTCCGTCTCCTTCACCGCGCTCGACGGCCCGACCCACAGCTCGACCGCGCCCGGCTCGACGACGCGGCGGTACCGCAGGTCGGTGAGGGCGAGGCGGGTGGTGGGCACCCGGAACGTGACGCGCGCGGACTCGCCGGCGGCCAGGTCCAGCCGCAGGTAGCCGAGCAGCTGCGCGACGGGCCGCGTGACGCTGCCCTGCACGTCGCGCGCGTAGAGCTGCACGACGTCGGTGCCGTCGCGGTCGCCCGCGTTGCGCACCACGACGGTGGCGGTGAACGCCTCCCCCACCGCGACCTCGGCCGACTCCACGGACAGGTCGCTGCGCGAGAAGGTCGTGTACGACAGGCCGTGCCCGAACGGGAGGACGGGCGTGGGATCCGCGCTCGTCACCTCCGACGGGCCCCCGAGGATCGGGTGCAGGTACGAGAACGGCTGCGCGCCCGCGGACCGCGGCAGCGACACCGGCAGGCGACCCGACGGCGACACCCGGCCGGAGAGGACGCCCGCGATCGCGGATCCGCCCTCCTCGCCCGGGAAGAACGCCTGCAGCACGGCCGCGGGAGCGGTCTCGCCCTCCAGCGCCCACGCCACCGCGTACGGCCGGCCGGTGAGCAGCACCACGACCACGGGGGTCCCGGTGGCGCGCACGGCCTCGACCAGCTCGCGCTGCACGCCCGGCAGCTCGAGGCTCTCGACGTCGTTGCCCTCGCCGACCGTGCCGCGGCCGAACAGGCCCGCCCGGTCGCCGACGACCACGACCGCGAGGTCGGATCCGCGCGCCGCCTCGACCGCGGCGTCGAAGCCGGAGCGGTCGTCGCCCTCGACCTCGGCGCCCGCGACGACCACGAGATCGCTGTCGGGCAGCTCGGTGCGGAGCGCCTCGGCGACCGTCGGGATCGCGAACCCGAGCGGCGTGCCGGGGTGGTGCGCGAGCACGTGGTTCGCGAACGAGTAGCAGCCCATGAGCGCCTCGGCGCTGTCGGCGTTGGGGCCGATCAGCGCGATCCGCCCGGGCGCCGTGCGGTCGCCGCCCGCGAGCGGCAGCGTGCCGTCGCTCGTGAGCAGCACCACGGACTCCTCCGCGAGCCGGCGCGCGACGTCCCGGTGGGCCGGGGTGTCGAGATCGATCTCGGTGGGCGGCGCGTCGAAGGTCGCGTCGAGCAGGCCGAGCTCCTCCTTCTCGTCGAGCACGCGGAGCACCGCGCGGTCGACGAGCGACTCGTCGGCGAGCCCGGCGCGGATCCGCTCCGCCAGCGGCGCGAGGTACGCGTCGCCGGTGGGCAGCTCCACGTCGATGCCGGCGGCGAGCGCGAGCTCGGCCGCCTCGCCGCGGTCGCCCGCGACGGCGTGCATCACCTGGAGGAACGCGACCGAGAAGTAGTCGGAGACCACGACGCCGTCGAAGCCCCAGCGCCCGCGGAGCACGTCGGTGAGGTACTCCGGGGTGGCGCCGACGGGCGCGCCGTCGATCTCCGCGTACGAGTTCATGACCGAGCGCACGCCGCCGTCGAGCACCGCCATCTCGAAGGGCGGCAGCAGCACGTCCTCCACGAAGCGCGGGCCCACGTGCGCGGGCGCGTGGTTGCGGCCGGACTGCGAGACCGAGTAGCCGACGAAGTGCTTGAGCGTGGCGTGGATCCCGGCCGACTGCAGCCCGCGGACGTACGCCGTGCCGATGGTGCCGACCACGTACGGGTCCTCGGCGATGCACTCGTCGACGCGGCCCCAGCGGGCGTCGCGGATCACGTCGAGCACGGGCGCGAGGCCCTGGTGCACGCCGAGCTCCCGCATCGACCCGCCGATGAGCGCGGCCATCTCCTCCACGAGGCCCGGGTCGAAGGACGCGCCCCACGCGAGCGGCGTGGGGAAGGTCGCGGCCTGCCACGCGGCGAGCCCGGTGAGGCACTCCTCGTGCACGAGCGCCGGGATCCCGAGCCGCGTCTCCGTCCGGAGCCGCCTCTGCTCGGCCCACAGCCACGATGCACGCTCGACGGGATCCACCGGGCGCGTGCCGTACACGCGCGTCAGGTGCCCGAGGCCGTGCTCGGTCGCCTCCTCGTACCTGCCGGTCGTGGCCATCTCGCCCTGCATGGGCGCGACGACCTCGCCGCCCTGGTCGACCCAGTAGCCGACGATCTGCGCGAGCTTCTCCTCGAGGGTCATGCGCGCGTGCAGCTCGCGCACGCGCTCCGACACCTCGGGGAGCTCCACGGCGCCGGGCGCCGGGGTCGTCTCCGCCCCGGTCACCCCTTCACCGCGCCCGTGAGTCCGCCGACGATGCGGCGCTCGAAGATCGAGAAGAAGATGAGCGCCGGGATCATCGACAGCGACGTGAACGCGAGCACCTTGGCCGTGTCCACCGAGTACTGCGACGAGAACGACTGCACGCCGAGCGGCAGCGTGTAGATCGACGGGTCGCTCAGGAGGAACAGCGGCAGCAGGTAGCTGTTCCAGCTGCCGATGAACGCGAGGATGCCCACCGTGATGACGCCGGGCATCGACAGCCGCACGACCATGCGGAAGAAGAACCCGATGCGGCTGCACCCGTCGATGAACGCGGCCTCCTGGATCTCGTCCGGGATGGCCCGCAGGAACGGCACCAGGATGATGATCGTCGTCGGGAGCGCGAACGCGATCTGCGGGAGGATGATCCCCGGCAGCGAGTTCGTAAGGCCGAGCGAGCGGATCACGATGTAGAGCGGCGTGATCGCCACCGTGATGGGGAACATGAGCCCCGACGCGAACAGCGCGTAGAGCGCTCCCCGGCCGAAGAACGTGTAGCGCGCCAGCACGTAGCTCGCCATGAGGCCGAGCACGACCGCGCCGACCGTGGTGCCTACGCCTGCGATGAGCGAGTTGCCCACCTGCCGCCAGAACATCGAGCCGCCGAGCACGCCGAGGTAGTTCTGCACCTGGAACGGCGATGGGAAGCCCGCCGGGTCGGTCGTGATCTGCGCGTTCGTGCGGAACCCGCCCAGGATGATGTACGCCACCGGCGTCAGCATCAGGGCGATGAGCACGACCGCGACGAGGTACGGGATGGGGTTGTTGCCCTGGCCGGGCACCTTCGCCCGCGTGGGCTTCGGCGTCTTCGCCGAGTAGGTGGGATCGAGGTCCGCGTTGCGCGGAGCCGCGGTGACGATGCTCACTTCTTCTTCCTTCCCGCACCCGTGAGGGCGCCGGCGGTGTCGCGGTTCAGGATGAAGCGCTGGTAGACGAGCGCGACGACCAGGGAGATGAGGAACAGCACCACGGCGACGGCGTTGCCGTACCCGTAGTTGCCGGATCCGCGTCCGTTCGCCACGAGGTACGTGGCCATGGTCGAGGTGCCCGCGGTGGCGGAGATGTACTGGCCCCAGATGATGTAGACGAGGTCGAACAGCTGCAGCGAGCCGATGATCGACAGGAACGCCCAGATGCGCAGCGTCGGCGCGAGCAGCGGCAGCGTGATGCGCCGCTGGATCTGCCAGTACGAGGCACCGTCGATGGCGGCGGCCTCGCTGAGCTCCTCGGGGATGCCCTGGAGGCCGGCGAGGAAGAGGATCACCGCGAAGCCGATGTACTTCCACGTGATGATCGTCATGAGCGACCAGATCGCGATGTCCGGGTTCGCGAGCCAGTCCTGGCGGAGGTCCCCCAGGCCGACGTTCTCGAGGAAGCCGTTGAGCGCGCCGGAGCCCTGGAGCATGAGGCTCCAGCCGGTGCCGACGACGACCTCGGAGATCACGTACGGCACGAAGATCAGCACGCGGATGATCGACTGGCCGCGCAGCTTCCGGTTGAGCAGGAGCGCCACGAGGATCGCGACGGGGCCCTGGAGCACGAGCGACAGGATCACGATCACGGCGTTGTGCATCAGCGCCTCGTGGAACGTGGGGTCCTGGAGGATCGTGATGTAGTTCCGGAATCCCACGAACACCGTGGGCGGGCCGAAGCCCTGCCAGCTGAAGAAGCCGTAGTAGGCCGCCATCACCACGGGGTAGATGACGAAGCCCAGGAAGAAGAGGAGGGCCGGGCCGACGAGGATCAGGACCTCGAGGCGCCCGGACCAGCCGAGGCCGCGGCGTCGCGCACGACCCATCGAGGGCGGCGTCGTCACGACGCCGCCCTCGGGGTGTGCAGGATCAGCCGCGGGGCGCTGCTCGTCGAGCGAGCTCTCGCGGATGGCCATGTCGGTGCGCCTAGGCCTTCTTGGCCGCGTCGCCGACGGTCTGGATGAGCTTCTCCGGGCTGCCGTCGCCCGCCATGAGGTCGACCACACCGACGTTCATCGCGTTGCCGACGTTCAGGCCGTAGACGGTGTCGAGCCACTGGGAGACGTAGGGCGCGTCGTTGTACGCCGTGAGGATCTCCTGCAGGTACGGCTCCGTGACCGCCTCCTGCGCGGTCGTGTTCACGGGCGGCGCGTTGAAGGCCACGTAGTACGCCTTCTGCACGTCGGCGGTGCCGATGTAGTTGAGGAAGTCGACGCACTGCTTCGGGGCCTGCGCGGAGCAGGAGTACCCGTCGATGCCGCCCATGATCGAGCCGGGCTCGCCCTTGCCGCCGGAGATCTCCGGGAAGGGGAACCAGGAGAGGTCGGCCAGCGGCTTCTGGTCGGGGGTGAGGCCCGCGATGACTCCCGGGTCCCAGGCGCCCATGAGCTCCATGGCCGCCTGCTTGTTGGCGATGAGGCCCGCCGAGGAGCCGGCGCCCTGCTGCGCCGCGGTGGTGAGGAAGCCGTCGTTGAAGGGGTTCGTGCCCACGAGGTCCTCGACGTCCTGGCCTGCCTTGATCCAGCAGTCGTCGCTGAAGTCCTTGTCCGTGGCGGCCTTCTCGAGCGTGGCGGAGCTGCACTCGCGGAGCGCGAAGTTGAAGTACCAGTGCGCGGCGGGCCACGCGTCCTTCGCGCCGAGCGCGATGGGGGCGACGCCCGTGGCCTTGAGCTCGTCGACGGCCGCGTCCAGCTCGTCCATCGTCTTCGGCGTCTCCGTGATGCCGGCCGCCGTGAAGAGGTCCTGGCTGTAGAAGATGCCGCTGGGGAGCACGGCGACGGGCATGGCGTAGGCCTTGCCGTCGATCGAGTTCGCGTCGAAGGCGCTCTGCGCGATCTCGCCCTTCACGTCGGCGGAGATGCCGTCGGTGATGTCCATGACCTGTCCCGCCGCGACCGTGGCGGCGAGCTTGCCGCCACCGCGCTGCAGGAAGATGTCGGGCGCGTCGCCCGAGTTGAGCGCGGTCTGGAGCTTGCCGTCGAGGTCCTCGTTCTGGACCGACGTGGGCGTGACCGTGACGCCCGGGTTCGCGGCGTTGAAGTCGGCCGTCGTCTTGTCCCAGAACTCCTTGCCCGGGCCGGTGGTGGAGTTGTGCCACAGCGTCATCTCGACGGGGCCGCCGTCGTCGCCGTTGCCGGAACCGCTGCCGCTGCAGCCGGCGAGGGCGAGGGCCCCCACGAGCAGGGCCGCGGATCCCGTGAGGATCTTCCATGCCTTCATGTCGTTCTACCTGTCTCTTCATTGAGCGCACCCTGGCGGGTGTCGGGGGTGGACGTGCACGAGCCGCGGGCCTGGTGCTGTGGGTGCGACTCGAACCGATCCCGTGCCGGGTCATCGCGTCGTCGCTTCGTCGTGACGGGGGCCGGTCGAGCCAGTGTCGGTCGCGCTCCGACCTTCGTCAAACGTTTTCGAAATCCTTTTCCCCGGGCGTAGGGTGCGGTCCATGTCCCGCCGCGCCACCATCCACGACGTCGCCGCTGCCGCCGGCGTCTCGGTGTCCACCGTGTCCAAGGCGGTGAACGGGCGGTACGGCATCTCGGCCGAGACGTCGCGCCGCGTGATGGAGGTCGTCGAGCGCCTCGGCTACGAGTCGAGCCTCGTCGCGAGCAGCATGCGCTCCCACCGCACGGGCGTGATCGGCGTGCTGGTGGCGGACTTCGAGCCGTTCAGCGCCGAGATCCTCAAGGGCGTCGGCGCCGCCCTGCGGAAGTCGCGCTACGACCTGCTGGCGTACAGCGGATCCCGGCAGGTGGACGGCACGGGCTGGGAGCGCCGGTCGCTCAGCCGCCTCAGCGGCACCCTCATCGACGGCGCGATCATGGTGACGCCCACCGTCGTGCACGCGCAGACCGAGATCCCGGTCGTCTCCATCGACCCGCACACCGGGCCCGCCGACCTGCCGAGCGTCGAGTCGGACAGCCTCGGCGGCGCGCTCCAGGCGACCCGG from Clavibacter michiganensis subsp. insidiosus harbors:
- a CDS encoding SDR family NAD(P)-dependent oxidoreductase encodes the protein MTTTLITGSNRSLGIETARRLIEAGHTVYVGMRDTADGDAARALGARPVQLDVDDQASVDRAMSELPGLDVLVNNAGILGTSFGVDDLTPEAMAAVLQTNVVGIVRVTQAALPLLRASAAPVIVNVSSGVGWPRALRGDGTDESGVLAIPYAASKAAVITATVQYAKNLPGFRINATDPGYTATDFNGNSGHQTVTEGTDATVAMALVGPDGPTGEFHSRHGRIEY
- a CDS encoding glycoside hydrolase family 3 N-terminal domain-containing protein is translated as MTGAETTPAPGAVELPEVSERVRELHARMTLEEKLAQIVGYWVDQGGEVVAPMQGEMATTGRYEEATEHGLGHLTRVYGTRPVDPVERASWLWAEQRRLRTETRLGIPALVHEECLTGLAAWQAATFPTPLAWGASFDPGLVEEMAALIGGSMRELGVHQGLAPVLDVIRDARWGRVDECIAEDPYVVGTIGTAYVRGLQSAGIHATLKHFVGYSVSQSGRNHAPAHVGPRFVEDVLLPPFEMAVLDGGVRSVMNSYAEIDGAPVGATPEYLTDVLRGRWGFDGVVVSDYFSVAFLQVMHAVAGDRGEAAELALAAGIDVELPTGDAYLAPLAERIRAGLADESLVDRAVLRVLDEKEELGLLDATFDAPPTEIDLDTPAHRDVARRLAEESVVLLTSDGTLPLAGGDRTAPGRIALIGPNADSAEALMGCYSFANHVLAHHPGTPLGFAIPTVAEALRTELPDSDLVVVAGAEVEGDDRSGFDAAVEAARGSDLAVVVVGDRAGLFGRGTVGEGNDVESLELPGVQRELVEAVRATGTPVVVVLLTGRPYAVAWALEGETAPAAVLQAFFPGEEGGSAIAGVLSGRVSPSGRLPVSLPRSAGAQPFSYLHPILGGPSEVTSADPTPVLPFGHGLSYTTFSRSDLSVESAEVAVGEAFTATVVVRNAGDRDGTDVVQLYARDVQGSVTRPVAQLLGYLRLDLAAGESARVTFRVPTTRLALTDLRYRRVVEPGAVELWVGPSSAVKETEAAIAVTGSVHHVTVADERYVGTSVERVEPAERVLAPS
- a CDS encoding GNAT family N-acetyltransferase; translation: MPGPRLRPGTASDAAALRDAFLTTPDLVTQLGGADLATVAAAEAHIAGPLASDDAHRVWAIVDGGVAVGSVGVSAIDRRHDTAWLHYWLAGSGRGRGLATRALAGAAAWAFADGLFRLELGHRVANPASCRVATRAGFAAEGIERAKLRYGDERFDVETHARLATDPPPAVVPLPGSVGA
- a CDS encoding carbohydrate ABC transporter permease, whose amino-acid sequence is MSIVTAAPRNADLDPTYSAKTPKPTRAKVPGQGNNPIPYLVAVVLIALMLTPVAYIILGGFRTNAQITTDPAGFPSPFQVQNYLGVLGGSMFWRQVGNSLIAGVGTTVGAVVLGLMASYVLARYTFFGRGALYALFASGLMFPITVAITPLYIVIRSLGLTNSLPGIILPQIAFALPTTIIILVPFLRAIPDEIQEAAFIDGCSRIGFFFRMVVRLSMPGVITVGILAFIGSWNSYLLPLFLLSDPSIYTLPLGVQSFSSQYSVDTAKVLAFTSLSMIPALIFFSIFERRIVGGLTGAVKG
- a CDS encoding carbohydrate ABC transporter permease, whose product is MAIRESSLDEQRPAADPAHPEGGVVTTPPSMGRARRRGLGWSGRLEVLILVGPALLFFLGFVIYPVVMAAYYGFFSWQGFGPPTVFVGFRNYITILQDPTFHEALMHNAVIVILSLVLQGPVAILVALLLNRKLRGQSIIRVLIFVPYVISEVVVGTGWSLMLQGSGALNGFLENVGLGDLRQDWLANPDIAIWSLMTIITWKYIGFAVILFLAGLQGIPEELSEAAAIDGASYWQIQRRITLPLLAPTLRIWAFLSIIGSLQLFDLVYIIWGQYISATAGTSTMATYLVANGRGSGNYGYGNAVAVVLFLISLVVALVYQRFILNRDTAGALTGAGRKKK
- a CDS encoding helix-turn-helix transcriptional regulator; the encoded protein is MTEFASVLRSWRERVQPADVGLPAGSHRRTAGLRREELAALAGVSVDYVVRLEQGRSVNPSPQMLGALARALRLTEDERDHLHRVAGIAPPGRGEVPRHIPPGVHRIIDRLGDVPMAVFTATHDWLLWNPLWAALNGDPSARTGWDRNLVWSYFTQGHDGTEFDDRHEEEFARDLTADLRAAVGRYPDDRALAQLVARLRAESPEFAMRWSEARVAEHRSSRKTVVRTPVGPITVDCDTLSVPGADLRIVVYTVVPGSTDEARLDLLRVTGLQTLTTAPVEAAGA
- a CDS encoding LacI family DNA-binding transcriptional regulator, with the translated sequence MSRRATIHDVAAAAGVSVSTVSKAVNGRYGISAETSRRVMEVVERLGYESSLVASSMRSHRTGVIGVLVADFEPFSAEILKGVGAALRKSRYDLLAYSGSRQVDGTGWERRSLSRLSGTLIDGAIMVTPTVVHAQTEIPVVSIDPHTGPADLPSVESDSLGGALQATRHLLELGHRRIGFLAGRPDLRSASLREAGYRRALHDASIAFDPALVRAGLFLTAPAREPARALLSMPDRPTAIFAANDLSGIAILQVAAELGIRVPEDLSVIGFDDIPEASQMTPPLTTIRQPMQRLGTTAVDLLMSLMAGQDPEAMRIQLPTRLVRRATTAPPPPRRR
- a CDS encoding extracellular solute-binding protein, translating into MKAWKILTGSAALLVGALALAGCSGSGSGNGDDGGPVEMTLWHNSTTGPGKEFWDKTTADFNAANPGVTVTPTSVQNEDLDGKLQTALNSGDAPDIFLQRGGGKLAATVAAGQVMDITDGISADVKGEIAQSAFDANSIDGKAYAMPVAVLPSGIFYSQDLFTAAGITETPKTMDELDAAVDELKATGVAPIALGAKDAWPAAHWYFNFALRECSSATLEKAATDKDFSDDCWIKAGQDVEDLVGTNPFNDGFLTTAAQQGAGSSAGLIANKQAAMELMGAWDPGVIAGLTPDQKPLADLSWFPFPEISGGKGEPGSIMGGIDGYSCSAQAPKQCVDFLNYIGTADVQKAYYVAFNAPPVNTTAQEAVTEPYLQEILTAYNDAPYVSQWLDTVYGLNVGNAMNVGVVDLMAGDGSPEKLIQTVGDAAKKA